From Campylobacter lari, the proteins below share one genomic window:
- the rpsI gene encoding 30S ribosomal protein S9 — translation MATTYATGKRKTAVAKVWVKAGSGKIIVNGMDLNTWLGGHEAIKLKVVQPLLVTKQETSMDIKATTLGGGYSAQAEALRHGISRALAAMDADFRALLKPKGLLTRDSRTVERKKYGRRKARRSPQFSKR, via the coding sequence ATGGCAACAACATACGCAACAGGTAAAAGAAAAACCGCTGTAGCTAAAGTTTGGGTAAAAGCTGGTAGTGGTAAAATCATCGTTAATGGTATGGATTTAAACACTTGGCTTGGCGGACATGAAGCTATAAAATTAAAAGTAGTTCAGCCTTTATTAGTAACTAAGCAAGAAACTTCTATGGACATTAAAGCAACAACTTTAGGCGGTGGTTACAGTGCTCAAGCTGAAGCTTTAAGACATGGTATTTCAAGAGCTTTAGCTGCTATGGATGCAGATTTTAGAGCATTATTAAAACCAAAAGGACTTCTTACTAGAGATAGCAGAACTGTTGAACGTAAAAAATACGGTCGCAGAAAAGCAAGAAGAAGCCCACAATTCTCTAAACGCTAA
- the rplM gene encoding 50S ribosomal protein L13 — protein MTKITKPNEVKREWIVLDAEGKRFGRLLTEVATILRGKNKPCYTPNVDCGDYVIIINASKAVFTGANKAEDKLYHRHSGYFGSVKSEKFGDLLEKNPVKLYKLAVRGMLPKTNLGRAMLKKLKIYAGSEHPHTAQIANKGK, from the coding sequence ATGACAAAGATAACAAAGCCAAACGAAGTAAAACGCGAATGGATCGTTTTAGACGCTGAAGGAAAGCGTTTTGGTCGTCTTTTAACAGAAGTAGCGACTATTTTAAGAGGTAAAAATAAACCTTGCTATACTCCAAATGTTGATTGTGGAGATTATGTAATCATTATCAATGCTTCTAAAGCAGTTTTCACAGGTGCAAATAAAGCAGAAGATAAACTATATCACAGACATTCAGGGTATTTTGGAAGCGTAAAAAGTGAAAAATTTGGTGATTTATTAGAAAAAAATCCAGTTAAATTATATAAATTAGCAGTTCGTGGTATGCTACCTAAAACAAACCTAGGTAGAGCTATGCTTAAAAAATTAAAAATTTATGCAGGTAGCGAACATCCTCATACTGCTCAAATTGCTAATAAAGGAAAATAA
- a CDS encoding WG repeat-containing protein: protein MLNLFAKHKIKFAIAFVLPILAFGFNIYYNTNKSEIHTTNPNKQNNKYEILKEKCNSGDIKACLDSYPLKYKKPIQAKLNGKWGFIDKNGEIIINPIFDNVSNFKENLASVNLNGKWGFINESGKFITEPIFNYAWNFKENFASIRLKEKWGFINKNGNIAIKPIFDYTLDFNENLAGAKLNGKWGFIDKNGKFIIKPIFDEVRNFKKNLAEVKLNNKWGFIDKSGKFILDPIFDYTLGFSENIAGINLNEKWGFANKNGEIIINPIFDNISNFKENLASVNLNGKWGFIDKNGKFAIEANFDWAWDFKEDLASVRLNGKYGFIDKNGKFAIKPIFDKVYSFNQGIAKVKLNEKWGLIDKNGNFIVEPIFDDIDYY from the coding sequence ATGTTAAATTTATTTGCTAAACATAAAATAAAATTTGCTATTGCTTTTGTACTACCTATTTTAGCTTTTGGTTTTAATATTTATTATAATACAAATAAAAGTGAAATTCATACAACTAACCCAAACAAACAAAATAACAAATATGAAATTTTAAAAGAAAAGTGCAACAGTGGGGATATTAAGGCGTGCTTAGATTCCTATCCTCTTAAATATAAAAAGCCCATACAAGCTAAATTAAATGGAAAATGGGGATTTATAGATAAAAACGGGGAAATAATAATAAATCCTATATTTGATAATGTTTCTAATTTTAAGGAAAATCTAGCAAGTGTTAATTTAAACGGAAAATGGGGTTTTATCAATGAAAGCGGAAAATTTATTACAGAACCTATATTTAATTATGCTTGGAATTTTAAAGAAAATTTTGCAAGTATTAGATTAAAGGAAAAATGGGGATTTATAAACAAGAATGGAAATATAGCCATAAAGCCTATTTTTGATTACACTCTCGATTTTAATGAAAATCTAGCAGGTGCTAAATTAAATGGAAAATGGGGTTTTATAGATAAAAATGGAAAATTTATAATAAAACCTATATTTGATGAAGTTAGAAATTTTAAAAAAAATCTAGCAGAGGTTAAACTAAATAACAAATGGGGTTTTATAGATAAAAGTGGAAAATTTATATTAGATCCTATTTTTGATTATACTCTTGGTTTTAGTGAAAATATTGCAGGTATTAATTTAAACGAAAAGTGGGGATTTGCTAATAAAAACGGGGAGATAATAATAAATCCTATATTTGACAATATTTCTAATTTTAAGGAAAATCTAGCAAGTGTTAATTTAAACGGAAAATGGGGTTTTATAGATAAAAATGGAAAATTTGCAATAGAAGCTAATTTTGATTGGGCTTGGGATTTTAAAGAAGATTTGGCAAGTGTTAGACTAAATGGAAAATATGGCTTTATAGATAAAAATGGAAAATTTGCAATAAAACCTATTTTTGATAAAGTTTATAGTTTCAACCAAGGAATTGCAAAAGTCAAGTTAAATGAAAAATGGGGACTTATAGATAAAAATGGAAATTTTATAGTAGAACCTATATTTGATGATATAGATTATTATTAA
- a CDS encoding RecB-like helicase, whose amino-acid sequence MSYHFEPFLALEASAGSGKTFALSVRFVALVLMGAKINEILALTFTNKATSEMKERVFKTFLEFDVLENGENKAECNELMKMLGKSKNELIALREKYKDEFLRSKLNIYTFDSFFSQIIRSFALNLGLMSDFDIIENQDSYKNFISKLDEEELRALAYYIVQTKSKSDFLQNLESLYERSCEINSIQNAHFPNKTFLEKSLSEFITYARNLSTDKNYQKNFEFENIEDFFAKPIICDLDKKYFIKVIDSEFLQKRAEFLQSAKEYFTQMENYRISMLAKLLKHFKEARNENNAKQNALTFSDIALKTYELISDETNKDLIYFRLDGYISHLLIDEFQDTNVLQYQILKPIIAELVSGEGVKKNRSFFYVGDKKQSIYGFRGGKKELFDKLLKDFPQIKLEHLDTNYRSKKIIVDYVNEVFKDKFFDSFLNPSFTLQKSIKEGGYVEVLQNHIPPKSSLHEASGKEVLKIIQKLLEKGVKLSEICILVWINKDATLMKEFLEENDIKAYTQSNVALMDCISVRVLFEYAKACVLKDEFSLYFASSILEKELEFITLDLNRSVGEILKYLVHVLKLDLSDVNLIAYLEYASAFDNFFDFLFAPCELKSLQVQDDGVSIMTVHKSKGLEFENLIVLDRLSKKAPDNETLMFEYDLEQGWEVKYRHSARKYLEDQNYNTFLAKREKLQAEDEINCLYVALTRAKNSLFIIKNDESFKTFKSYFQDYEEKQIGIIEEQLVKTNEPLENLEQIESFEEFQKVNLQEVKVKSHLSSTQIHFGLALHEFLQYFDFNTKSNFEFCKQMVYKKYRFYLDDESFNELFKRLTMLLKDESFNALLAGKKLLKEQIITYKGEQKQLDMLAFDDNEAIIIDYKTGLNLNEHKKQVLLYKEAIEKILAKTSTKAFLVYVLKDKVEIVEV is encoded by the coding sequence TTGAGTTATCATTTTGAGCCTTTTTTAGCTTTGGAAGCTAGCGCAGGAAGTGGAAAAACTTTTGCATTAAGTGTGCGTTTTGTAGCTTTGGTTTTAATGGGAGCTAAGATTAATGAAATTTTAGCCCTTACTTTTACTAATAAAGCTACAAGTGAAATGAAAGAAAGAGTTTTTAAAACCTTTTTAGAATTTGATGTGCTTGAAAATGGAGAGAATAAAGCAGAATGTAATGAGCTTATGAAAATGCTAGGCAAAAGCAAAAATGAGCTTATAGCTTTAAGAGAAAAATACAAAGATGAGTTTTTAAGATCTAAGCTTAATATCTACACTTTTGACAGCTTTTTTTCACAAATCATTCGTTCTTTTGCTTTAAATTTAGGTCTTATGAGTGATTTTGATATTATAGAAAATCAAGATAGTTATAAAAATTTCATTTCTAAATTAGATGAAGAAGAACTAAGGGCTTTAGCTTATTATATTGTCCAAACAAAAAGTAAAAGTGATTTTTTGCAAAATCTTGAAAGCTTGTATGAAAGATCTTGTGAGATAAATTCTATACAAAATGCACATTTTCCAAATAAAACTTTTTTAGAAAAAAGCTTAAGTGAGTTTATAACTTATGCAAGAAATTTAAGCACAGATAAAAACTATCAAAAAAATTTCGAATTTGAAAACATAGAAGATTTCTTTGCTAAACCTATTATTTGTGATTTAGATAAAAAATATTTTATAAAAGTCATCGATAGTGAATTTTTGCAAAAAAGAGCAGAGTTTTTACAAAGCGCAAAAGAGTATTTTACTCAAATGGAAAATTATCGCATTAGTATGCTTGCAAAGCTTTTGAAGCATTTTAAAGAAGCAAGAAATGAAAACAATGCTAAGCAAAATGCATTGACTTTTTCAGATATAGCTTTAAAAACTTATGAGTTAATTAGCGATGAAACTAATAAAGATTTGATTTATTTTAGGCTTGATGGTTATATTTCTCATTTATTAATCGATGAATTTCAAGATACTAATGTTTTGCAGTATCAAATTTTAAAACCTATTATCGCTGAACTTGTTTCAGGCGAGGGAGTGAAAAAAAACAGAAGCTTTTTTTATGTGGGCGATAAAAAGCAAAGCATATATGGTTTTAGAGGGGGCAAAAAAGAGCTTTTTGATAAGCTTTTAAAAGACTTTCCGCAAATTAAATTAGAGCATTTAGATACTAATTATCGTAGTAAAAAGATCATTGTTGATTATGTAAATGAAGTCTTTAAAGATAAATTTTTTGATAGCTTTTTAAATCCTAGTTTTACTTTGCAAAAAAGCATTAAAGAAGGTGGATATGTGGAAGTTTTACAAAATCATATCCCGCCAAAAAGTTCTTTGCATGAAGCAAGTGGTAAAGAAGTTTTAAAGATCATTCAAAAGCTTTTAGAAAAAGGCGTAAAGCTTAGTGAAATTTGCATTTTGGTATGGATTAACAAAGACGCTACTTTAATGAAAGAATTTCTTGAAGAAAATGACATTAAAGCTTATACGCAAAGCAATGTAGCTTTGATGGATTGTATTAGTGTAAGAGTGCTTTTTGAGTATGCAAAGGCTTGTGTGCTTAAAGATGAGTTTAGTTTGTACTTTGCAAGTAGTATTTTAGAAAAAGAGCTTGAGTTTATCACGCTTGATTTAAACCGCAGTGTAGGTGAGATTTTAAAATACCTAGTACATGTTTTAAAACTTGACTTAAGTGATGTTAATCTCATTGCATATTTAGAGTATGCAAGTGCTTTTGATAATTTTTTTGATTTTTTGTTTGCTCCATGCGAGTTAAAGTCTTTACAAGTTCAAGATGATGGAGTAAGTATTATGACTGTGCATAAATCTAAGGGGCTTGAATTTGAAAATTTAATCGTACTTGATAGACTTAGTAAAAAAGCTCCGGATAATGAAACTTTAATGTTTGAGTATGATTTAGAGCAAGGTTGGGAAGTAAAATACAGACATAGCGCTAGAAAATATCTTGAAGATCAAAATTACAATACCTTTTTAGCTAAAAGAGAAAAACTTCAAGCAGAAGATGAGATAAATTGTCTATATGTAGCGCTTACTAGAGCTAAAAACTCTCTTTTTATTATAAAAAATGATGAGAGTTTTAAAACCTTTAAGAGTTATTTTCAAGACTATGAAGAAAAACAAATAGGTATTATAGAAGAACAGCTTGTCAAAACAAATGAGCCTTTAGAAAATTTAGAACAAATAGAAAGCTTTGAAGAATTTCAAAAGGTAAATTTGCAAGAAGTCAAAGTAAAAAGTCATCTTTCAAGCACGCAAATACATTTTGGTTTGGCTTTGCATGAGTTTTTGCAATATTTTGATTTTAACACTAAAAGCAATTTTGAATTTTGCAAGCAAATGGTGTATAAAAAATATCGTTTTTACTTAGATGATGAAAGTTTTAATGAGCTTTTTAAAAGACTTACTATGCTTTTAAAAGATGAGAGCTTTAACGCGCTTTTAGCGGGTAAAAAGCTACTAAAAGAGCAAATCATCACTTATAAAGGTGAGCAAAAACAGCTTGATATGCTTGCATTTGATGATAATGAAGCTATCATTATAGACTATAAAACGGGTTTAAATTTAAACGAGCATAAAAAGCAAGTTTTACTTTACAAAGAAGCCATAGAAAAAATCTTAGCCAAGACTTCCACTAAGGCTTTTTTGGTATATGTTTTAAAGGATAAAGTGGAAATAGTGGAGGTTTAA